A genomic region of Alicyclobacillus sp. SO9 contains the following coding sequences:
- a CDS encoding DUF951 domain-containing protein, which produces MAGDSYELNDVVQLKKPHACGGNRWLIIRLGMDIRVKCEACGHSVLIPRSRFNRIVKKKLSDDTKPTA; this is translated from the coding sequence ATGGCAGGGGACAGTTACGAGTTGAACGATGTCGTCCAACTGAAAAAACCTCATGCCTGCGGTGGAAACCGCTGGCTTATCATCAGATTGGGAATGGACATTCGGGTAAAGTGTGAGGCGTGCGGTCATAGTGTCCTCATTCCGCGTTCACGTTTCAATCGCATCGTTAAGAAGAAATTGTCGGATGACACAAAGCCGACAGCCTAA